TGTTACAGAGTAAGATGCAATGTACCCTTCTTCTAAAATAAGCTTAACAATTGCTTCTTTTTTAGCAGAATAAGGAATTGAAACTGTTTTATGTTTTCTAATGTTAGCGTTCTTAATACGAACAACTAAGTCTGAAATTGGATCTGTAATAAACATAATTATCAACTCGCTTTCTTAATACCTGGAATTTTACCTTCGTGTGCAAGGTTTCTGAAACAAATACGGCATACTTTGTATTTTCTTAAAACTGAATGTGGACGTCCACATAATTCACAACGTGTGTAAGCACGTGTAGAAAACTTAGGTTGACGTTTTGCTTTTTCGATTAATGCTTTTCTCGCCATTATTTAGCTCCTTTTTTTTCAAATGGTACACCTAAAGATTCAAGTAATGTTCTTGCTTCTTCATTTGTTTTAGCTGTTGTTACAATAATAACGTCAAGTCCTTTAATTCTACGAATTTTATCGAACTCGATTTCTGGGAAGATGATTTCTTCTTTAATTCCTAAGTTGTAGTTTCCTCTTCCGTCGAATGCTTTAGGATTTGCACCACGGAAATCACGGATACGTGGCATTGCCACATTGATTAATTTATCTAAGAATTCTCACATTCTTTCTCTACGAAGAGTAACTTTACCCCCCATAGGCATTCCTTCACGAAGTTTTCATGAAGCGTTTGATTTCTTAGCTTTTGTTTGGAAAGGTTTTTGAGATGAAATAAGTGTTAACTCATTTAAAACTTCTTCGATTGCTTTAG
The nucleotide sequence above comes from Mycoplasma sp. Pen4. Encoded proteins:
- a CDS encoding type Z 30S ribosomal protein S14 codes for the protein MARKALIEKAKRQPKFSTRAYTRCELCGRPHSVLRKYKVCRICFRNLAHEGKIPGIKKASW
- the rplE gene encoding 50S ribosomal protein L5, yielding MLKNVYLEKAVPALKEKYQYKSSMEVPRIEKVVLNMTAGKEINNSKAIEEVLNELTLISSQKPFQTKAKKSNASWKLREGMPMGGKVTLRRERMWEFLDKLINVAMPRIRDFRGANPKAFDGRGNYNLGIKEEIIFPEIEFDKIRRIKGLDVIIVTTAKTNEEARTLLESLGVPFEKKGAK